The Patescibacteria group bacterium region GAACCCCCGACCTTTGCTGTGTAAAAGCACTGCTCTACCACTGAGCTAACCGCGCATTGTCCCATCATTCTACACATTTCTATAAAAAAATAAACCCCGCCCACAACTGCCATCATGGCAGTTGTGGGTTGGGGTTTTGGCGCTTATGCGGCTGTGCCAGTCGCTCCTCCCGTTTGACGGGAGGTCACTGCCAGACGTCTCCTAGCGCGGCGAGCCTGCTCTTGAGCTTGGCGCCCCGTCAGCACGGAAAAACCAAAATGCTCCGCAAGATGAATCGCCTCGAGGCGTCGCGTTCGATGCTCCTCGTAGTGACTTGGATCCTGCGTCAGCTTGAGGCTGAGCGCTGTGATCACGGTCTTGATCCGCGCGATAACCTCCGCGCGACCAGTGTGAGGTGAGGTACCAAAGACTTCTTCGAATCTCTTTGCCGCAGCAGCCTGAGCTGCCGCCTCCTTACTGCGGGTCTGCTCCTTGCGAGAGCGAAACCTCTGCAGCACAGAGATGAGAAGAAATGCTAAGCCGAAGGCACCGGCAACTTTAACGAGTGTAATAGTGTACATCAGCCTTCCCTCCTTGGGTAAATGAAGAACGAATTTCCTGAAAAAATAATATCAAATAGGGATGATTTCGTCAAGTGCCCTGTTGGAAAACCCTTGTGTCCTCGGCAGGAATCGAACCTGCACCATCTCCTTCGGAGGGAGATATTCTATCCATTGAACTACGAGGACATCTTTTTTATGTGTGACGATCAGCGACCACCGAGGCGCCGTACGAATAGGGCTTGATAACGGGCACAAACCCAAACCCACGCACCATGCCGGCGATACCATCGATAAATGACTTAGTGGGACCGCCCATCCCCATGTCGAGGTGGATACAGCGAACCTCGAGCCGCTCTTCCCAAAAAACTTCGTCGCCAATCACTTCGCGCACGGTACTACGAATCTCCTGCGCAAGCGTGATTGAAAGAAATGCTTCCTTCCAGATGCGATCGCGCATCCCATGAAACTCTTGATTGTTACGCGTCCAAAAGTAAATGGCGCCGTTGCCCACCTTGCGTACTACGATCGCCGTGACAAACGCGGCACTCCCACTCTCTGCCGCCTCCGAATCGCTCCCCACGACAACCTCGTAGGTCGCATCGGGGTTGAGTGCGATTTTATCACGAATGCGCATTACAACCTCACGAAGAGAAAGTGGCTCTCCCGCCTCCGAACGAAATAGTTGCTTTGTATTGTTAGATAAGGTTTCCTTGGACATATGCTTCTCTCTCTCGTGGTTTAATATCAGACCATCTGACCGGTATGCGTATACGCCCCCGATCACGCGTATCGCCGAGTACAAATCCGCGCTCGCGCCCAAACTCGTAGAGGTCACGGGTAAGCGTAACATCTTTTAGACAATATTCCTTTACCTTGTCTTTTAAACCGTCGCGCCACCACCAAATCGCATCGAGCCCGTAGCCGATTTTTCCCGCGCCGAGTGTTGCTCGCGAGAGGTTATCCAAAGAAAGTCGGAAGCCAGCTGACTTCTCAATATCCTCCATAAGATCGAGTACATGGAGCTTTTGCAAATCAATACCGACATGTGGCTGTAATACCGGCAAGTCAAAGTGATTGATATTAAATCCGATAAGAAGCCCCGAGTCTCGCAGTAGTGGTTCGAGCTCGCCAAACTCGTGCTTCTCATAGGCATACGCGCGCTTGGTGTTGTACGCATAGGTACCCACCACCGTCACGCCGAGCATTTGCATATTCTGCTTTCCGCCAACCTCTTTGAATTCCTTCTCTGTCTCTATATCAAGAACTATCGTTTCCATATGTGTATGTATCTATTTCTATCATGCGGGGTGTTCGAGCGTCAAAACGCTGATATACTATCACTATGAATCAAGATGTACTCTTGCTCGCCGTGGTAGTCATCGGACTCATCGCAGTTGCACACTTTACCACGCTCGGTGGTGGCATCTCGGGCAGTGTTATCACACCTCTGGACCCGAAAGCTGAATTTGGTGTCATCCGTATGCAAGAATCGGTATTACGAGCGCCCCGCAATGGTGGTGGAGCTCCACCGATAGTAGTACCGCCTCCCGCACCATTGCAAGATATATTTGCACGCTCATTTTCTCTCTCAACACGCAACGCAAAATCACGAAATATCAACGAAGAATATGTAGAAATAATATACGCGCCAGCAAAAAATGCCGCCCCCGTCGATATTAGCGATTGGGTGATTGGTGATAGCAAGGGTGAATCATACAAACTGGGAGGAATCTCGAATCTACCCGGCATCTCCTCGCTATATAACCAAGATCGCCTTATACTCCGTAACCCTGCGCGAGTTCATATTGTTACCGGCCGTAGTCCCTTGGGTGAAAACTTTCGTCTCAATAAATGCGCGTCCTATCTCTCTCAATATAAAACATTTACCCCGAGCATACCGGGATCGTGCCCCTCACCTTCACGAGAACCTGGGCAAGACGGCTTGAGTGATACCTGCTACCAATATGTTAAAACCTTGTCGGCATGTCGCATACCGACCAACATCCCGTTTTTTCTTGATAACACCTGCCGAGAATTTATCATGCGTACTGCAAGCTATGATGCGTGCGTGAAAAACCATAAAAGTGATTCAGATTTCTATGGTGATGAGTATTGGGTCTACCTCAACCGCCCCGAACATATCTGGTCGGATGTGCGCGATTCAGTGATACTCAAAGACGCGCGCGGATCGATCATCAAATCTATCTCGTATCAGTAAGACCGTAAACTGCAATCCCAACCGCAACACTCACATTGAGTGATTCTTTTGCGCCACGCATAGGAATGACAATACTTGCATCGGTTTTTTCTAGTAATAGGCCTGACAACCCTCTTACCTCATTGCCAGCGACAAGTGCTAGCGGAAACCGCGGGCGAAACTTACGATAATCAATCGCGCCTTCATGTTGTTCGAGTGCTACGATATAAAAATCTTCTTTCTTGAGTTCAGCGATGAGACGCGAGATATCTACTCTATGTTCCCATGCAACCGAGTTTTCTGCACCAAGCGCCGTCTTTGTGATTTCTTTACGCACTCTCCCCATTTCATCGACCGGGCTTGGCGTATAGCCGGTCATGTAAACCTTGCTGATACCTGCGCCGTCAGCGGTACGCAATACGGAGCCTACATTGTGTAGGCTCCGTACATTGTGCAGTACTACGACAATCTCTTGAGTCAAATTTATTTGATCTCGTAGGTAAGATTAACTGACGCTATGATTTCATTTTCGCCTGGCTGGATACTTGGTGCAGGCACCGCCATACTCTTCTCCATCATATCGCCACCCATACCCATGGCGCGACCATAATAGACGGGCATACCACCATTCTCAGAAAAACCGGTGAGTTTACCAAGACGCACACCGAGATTGCCGGCAAGTGTCTTTGCCTCCGCGCGCGCTTTCGTAATAGCAGCTTCGCGTGCCTCTGCCTTCAATCTTTCTACCACCTCATCGTCAACCGTAAATTGCAACTGACCAATCTGGTTTACACCTGCCTGGGTGGCACCCGTGGTGATCTTGCCGATATCATCGAGCTTACGCACTTTGACGGCAACCGTCTCCTCAATCACAAACTTTTTGGTACCTTTGCGCGGAGGACAAATAACACTTGCTCCATCAGTGCTTACGCATGGACGATAATCATACTCTTCGGAGGGATAAATAGTATATGAGGTCGTCTTAATGTCACGATCTTCGATACCACTCTTCTTGAGAAACGCGATGAGTGCCTCTGATTTTTTTGCCTCAGCGTTACGCGCCACCTCGAGTGAAGCGTTCTCTTCATGAATCGTAAAAGAGATAAGACCGATACCAGGTCTTACTACCCGCTTTTCCTCAGCAGATACTGAGATGGTGCGTGATGGATAATCAGTCTGATGGTAGGTACCCTTAGCCGCAACCAACAAAAAAATCGCGAGCGTGGCGAGTACTACGATAATAAGCCATCGCATGAGCCCGCCAGAAGACGAACTGATGGATACCTTAAACCCTTCTTTTTCTTGTTCCATAAAGTGTTATTAAATAGTAATCAATAAAGATGACCCTTGTCCTTATTCTAACGGGCGACAGGCAATTTTGCTACGCT contains the following coding sequences:
- a CDS encoding ribonuclease H-like YkuK family protein → MSKETLSNNTKQLFRSEAGEPLSLREVVMRIRDKIALNPDATYEVVVGSDSEAAESGSAAFVTAIVVRKVGNGAIYFWTRNNQEFHGMRDRIWKEAFLSITLAQEIRSTVREVIGDEVFWEERLEVRCIHLDMGMGGPTKSFIDGIAGMVRGFGFVPVIKPYSYGASVVADRHT
- a CDS encoding ribonuclease H-like domain-containing protein — protein: METIVLDIETEKEFKEVGGKQNMQMLGVTVVGTYAYNTKRAYAYEKHEFGELEPLLRDSGLLIGFNINHFDLPVLQPHVGIDLQKLHVLDLMEDIEKSAGFRLSLDNLSRATLGAGKIGYGLDAIWWWRDGLKDKVKEYCLKDVTLTRDLYEFGRERGFVLGDTRDRGRIRIPVRWSDIKPREREAYVQGNLI
- a CDS encoding TrmH family RNA methyltransferase codes for the protein MTQEIVVVLHNVRSLHNVGSVLRTADGAGISKVYMTGYTPSPVDEMGRVRKEITKTALGAENSVAWEHRVDISRLIAELKKEDFYIVALEQHEGAIDYRKFRPRFPLALVAGNEVRGLSGLLLEKTDASIVIPMRGAKESLNVSVAVGIAVYGLTDTR
- a CDS encoding SIMPL domain-containing protein (The SIMPL domain is named for its presence in mouse protein SIMPL (signalling molecule that associates with mouse pelle-like kinase). Bacterial member BP26, from Brucella, was shown to assemble into a channel-like structure, while YggE from E. coli has been associated with resistance to oxidative stress.), coding for MEQEKEGFKVSISSSSGGLMRWLIIVVLATLAIFLLVAAKGTYHQTDYPSRTISVSAEEKRVVRPGIGLISFTIHEENASLEVARNAEAKKSEALIAFLKKSGIEDRDIKTTSYTIYPSEEYDYRPCVSTDGASVICPPRKGTKKFVIEETVAVKVRKLDDIGKITTGATQAGVNQIGQLQFTVDDEVVERLKAEAREAAITKARAEAKTLAGNLGVRLGKLTGFSENGGMPVYYGRAMGMGGDMMEKSMAVPAPSIQPGENEIIASVNLTYEIK